One genomic segment of Ricinus communis isolate WT05 ecotype wild-type chromosome 5, ASM1957865v1, whole genome shotgun sequence includes these proteins:
- the LOC8283267 gene encoding ABC transporter F family member 4 isoform X2, translating into MVSDSDLVTRLREILQDSDLNTATAGSVRRKLEEVFGVDLSDRKAFIREQIDSYLETLENDNKEDEEEDKPENEMHNEEENENENDAAEENEKQEENDENEQSEESERSKKAKKRGGGFTMLCSLSPQLHKFVGVSELARTEVVKKLWAYIRENDLQDPKNRRIIKCDEALRDLFRVNSINMFQMNKALSKHIWPLTAQAENEKLKAKDEDGDDSVSDSEASNDPGKEEEDEEGSVSEGSNDPSKEEEDEEEKMEEDEEEEEDNKRSKKGRATKVNKDVKKRGGGFTKLCSLSPQLQEFIGESKSARTEVVKKLWVYIRENNLQDPKNRRIILCDESLRALFRVDSINMFQMNKVLSKHIWPLNEEEENEKLKAKDEEGNDSVSEASNGSGKEGEDEEEKSEEDEEEEEGDKEEEEAVEKEDSERSKKGGATKVDKDVKKRGGGFTKLCSLSPQLQEFTGESELARTEVVKKLWIYIRENNLQDPKNKRNILCDESLRTLFRVDCINMFQMNKVLSKHIWPLDEEDAENSLQKERRSKQQREEDSDEPKQKEKRQKKGVSGLLVPLPLSDPLVKFIGTGENELSRADVVKRIWGYIKQNDLQDPSDKRRILCDDKLKELFEVDSFNGFSVSKLLTAHFIKMEQGAVQGCYPPRQELQYMGHLGGLQGL; encoded by the exons ATGGTTTCAGATTCGGACCTCGTGACCCGACTTCGCGAAATTCTCCAGGACTCTGACCTTAACACGGCCACCGCTGGCAGTGTCCGCCGGAAACTGGAGGAAGTTTTCGGCGTTGATTTATCGGATAGGAAAGCATTTATTAGGGAACAAATCGACAGTTACCTCGAAACCCTGGAGAATGACAATAAGGAAGACGAAGAAGAAGACAAACCAGAGAATGAAATGcacaatgaagaagaaaatgaaaatgaaaacgATGCCgctgaagaaaatgaaaaacaagaagaaaatgatgaaaacGAGCAGAGTGAGGAGAGTGAAAg GTCAAAAAAGGCAAAGAAAAGGGGAGGTGGATTTACCATGCTTTGTAGCCTCTCTCCACAGCTTCATAAGTTTGTTGGGGTCTCTGAATTAGCTAGAACTGAG GTTGTGAAGAAACTTTGGGCCTATATCCGGGAGAATGATTTGCAGGACCCAAAGAATAGGCGGATTATAAAATGTGATGAAGCATTGCGTGATCTTTTTCGTGTAAATTCGATTAATATGTTTCAAATGAATAAGGCCCTCTCCAAGCATATTTGGCCATTAACCGCACAAGCtg AAAATGAGAAGCTGAAGGCAAAAGATGAAGATGGTGATGATTCTGTATCAGACTCAGAGGCATCTAATGACCCTGGcaaggaagaggaagatgaagaggGTTCCGTGTCGGAGGGATCTAATGACCCCAgcaaagaagaggaagatgaagaagagaaaatggAAGAGGAcgaagaagaggaagaggataATAAAAGAAGCAAGAAAGGAAG GGCTACTAAGGTGAATAAGGATGTTAAGAAAAGAGGAGGCGGCTTCACGAAATTGTGTagcctttctccacaacttcaaGAGTTCATTGGAGAGTCAAAATCGGCCAGAACAGAG GTTGTGAAAAAGCTTTGGGTCTATATCCGGGAGAACAACTTACAAGATCCAAAGAATAGACGGATTATATTATGTGACGAATCATTGCGAGCTCTTTTTCGTGTTGATTCCATTAATATGTTTCAAATGAATAAAGTTTTGTCCAAGCACATATGGCCATTAAATGAGGAGGAAG AAAATGAGAAGCTGAAGGCAAAAGATGAAGAGGGTAATGATTCTGTGTCAGAAGCATCTAATGGCTCTGGAAAAGAAGgggaagatgaagaagagaaaagtGAAGAGGAcgaagaagaggaggagggAGAcaaagaggaagaggaagcaGTGGAGAAAGAGGATAGTGAAAGAAGCAAGAAAGGAGG GGCTACTAAGGTGGATAAAGATGTAAAGAAAAGAGGAGGTGGCTTCACTAAATTGTGCAgtctttctccacaacttcaaGAGTTCACTGGAGAGTCTGAATTAGCCAGAACAGAG GTTGTGAAGAAGCTTTGGATCTATATCAGGGAGAACAATTTACAAGATCCAAagaataaaaggaatatattatGTGATGAATCATTGCGCACACTTTTTCGGGTTGATTGTATTAATATGTTTCAAATGAATAAGGTGTTGTCCAAGCACATATGGCCATTAGATGAGGAGGATG CAGAAAACTCATTACAAAAAGAGAGACGAAGTAAGCAACAGAGAGAAGAAG ATTCAGATGAGCCAAAACAGAAGGAAAAACGCCAGAAGAAAGGAGTTTCTGGTCTTCTTGTTCCCCTTCCACTCTCAGATCCTCTTGTAAAATTTATTGGCACTGGCGAAAATGAATTATCTCGGGCAGATGTTGTAAAGCGAATATGGGGATACATAAAACAAAATGATCTGCAG GATCCATCTGACAAGCGGAGAATCCTATGTGATGATAagctaaaagaattatttgagGTTGACTCATTCAATGGCTTCTCAGTCTCAAAGCTCCTGACGGCTCATTTCATTAAAATGGAACA AGGAGCAGTGCAGGGGTGTTATCCTCCTAGACAGGAATTGCAATATATGGGACATCTTGGAGGTTTGCAGGGCCTTTAG
- the LOC8283267 gene encoding myb-like protein X isoform X4 codes for MVSDSDLVTRLREILQDSDLNTATAGSVRRKLEEVFGVDLSDRKAFIREQIDSYLETLENDNKEDEEEDKPENEMHNEEENENENDAAEENEKQEENDENEQSEESERSKKAKKRGGGFTMLCSLSPQLHKFVGVSELARTEVVKKLWAYIRENDLQDPKNRRIIKCDEALRDLFRVNSINMFQMNKALSKHIWPLTAQAENEKLKAKDEDGDDSVSDSEASNDPGKEEEDEEGSVSEGSNDPSKEEEDEEEKMEEDEEEEEDNKRSKKGRATKVNKDVKKRGGGFTKLCSLSPQLQEFIGESKSARTEVVKKLWVYIRENNLQDPKNRRIILCDESLRALFRVDSINMFQMNKVLSKHIWPLNEEEENEKLKAKDEEGNDSVSEASNGSGKEGEDEEEKSEEDEEEEEGDKEEEEAVEKEDSERSKKGGATKVDKDVKKRGGGFTKLCSLSPQLQEFTGESELARTEVVKKLWIYIRENNLQDPKNKRNILCDESLRTLFRVDCINMFQMNKVLSKHIWPLDEEDAENSLQKERRSKQQREEDEPKQKEKRQKKGVSGLLVPLPLSDPLVKFIGTGENELSRADVVKRIWGYIKQNDLQDPSDKRRILCDDKLKELFEVDSFNGFSVSKLLTAHFIKMEQGAVQGCYPPRQELQYMGHLGGLQGL; via the exons ATGGTTTCAGATTCGGACCTCGTGACCCGACTTCGCGAAATTCTCCAGGACTCTGACCTTAACACGGCCACCGCTGGCAGTGTCCGCCGGAAACTGGAGGAAGTTTTCGGCGTTGATTTATCGGATAGGAAAGCATTTATTAGGGAACAAATCGACAGTTACCTCGAAACCCTGGAGAATGACAATAAGGAAGACGAAGAAGAAGACAAACCAGAGAATGAAATGcacaatgaagaagaaaatgaaaatgaaaacgATGCCgctgaagaaaatgaaaaacaagaagaaaatgatgaaaacGAGCAGAGTGAGGAGAGTGAAAg GTCAAAAAAGGCAAAGAAAAGGGGAGGTGGATTTACCATGCTTTGTAGCCTCTCTCCACAGCTTCATAAGTTTGTTGGGGTCTCTGAATTAGCTAGAACTGAG GTTGTGAAGAAACTTTGGGCCTATATCCGGGAGAATGATTTGCAGGACCCAAAGAATAGGCGGATTATAAAATGTGATGAAGCATTGCGTGATCTTTTTCGTGTAAATTCGATTAATATGTTTCAAATGAATAAGGCCCTCTCCAAGCATATTTGGCCATTAACCGCACAAGCtg AAAATGAGAAGCTGAAGGCAAAAGATGAAGATGGTGATGATTCTGTATCAGACTCAGAGGCATCTAATGACCCTGGcaaggaagaggaagatgaagaggGTTCCGTGTCGGAGGGATCTAATGACCCCAgcaaagaagaggaagatgaagaagagaaaatggAAGAGGAcgaagaagaggaagaggataATAAAAGAAGCAAGAAAGGAAG GGCTACTAAGGTGAATAAGGATGTTAAGAAAAGAGGAGGCGGCTTCACGAAATTGTGTagcctttctccacaacttcaaGAGTTCATTGGAGAGTCAAAATCGGCCAGAACAGAG GTTGTGAAAAAGCTTTGGGTCTATATCCGGGAGAACAACTTACAAGATCCAAAGAATAGACGGATTATATTATGTGACGAATCATTGCGAGCTCTTTTTCGTGTTGATTCCATTAATATGTTTCAAATGAATAAAGTTTTGTCCAAGCACATATGGCCATTAAATGAGGAGGAAG AAAATGAGAAGCTGAAGGCAAAAGATGAAGAGGGTAATGATTCTGTGTCAGAAGCATCTAATGGCTCTGGAAAAGAAGgggaagatgaagaagagaaaagtGAAGAGGAcgaagaagaggaggagggAGAcaaagaggaagaggaagcaGTGGAGAAAGAGGATAGTGAAAGAAGCAAGAAAGGAGG GGCTACTAAGGTGGATAAAGATGTAAAGAAAAGAGGAGGTGGCTTCACTAAATTGTGCAgtctttctccacaacttcaaGAGTTCACTGGAGAGTCTGAATTAGCCAGAACAGAG GTTGTGAAGAAGCTTTGGATCTATATCAGGGAGAACAATTTACAAGATCCAAagaataaaaggaatatattatGTGATGAATCATTGCGCACACTTTTTCGGGTTGATTGTATTAATATGTTTCAAATGAATAAGGTGTTGTCCAAGCACATATGGCCATTAGATGAGGAGGATG CAGAAAACTCATTACAAAAAGAGAGACGAAGTAAGCAACAGAGAGAAGAAG ATGAGCCAAAACAGAAGGAAAAACGCCAGAAGAAAGGAGTTTCTGGTCTTCTTGTTCCCCTTCCACTCTCAGATCCTCTTGTAAAATTTATTGGCACTGGCGAAAATGAATTATCTCGGGCAGATGTTGTAAAGCGAATATGGGGATACATAAAACAAAATGATCTGCAG GATCCATCTGACAAGCGGAGAATCCTATGTGATGATAagctaaaagaattatttgagGTTGACTCATTCAATGGCTTCTCAGTCTCAAAGCTCCTGACGGCTCATTTCATTAAAATGGAACA AGGAGCAGTGCAGGGGTGTTATCCTCCTAGACAGGAATTGCAATATATGGGACATCTTGGAGGTTTGCAGGGCCTTTAG
- the LOC8283267 gene encoding ABC transporter F family member 4 isoform X3: MVSDSDLVTRLREILQDSDLNTATAGSVRRKLEEVFGVDLSDRKAFIREQIDSYLETLENDNKEDEEEDKPENEMHNEEENENENDAAEENEKQEENDENEQSEESERSKKAKKRGGGFTMLCSLSPQLHKFVGVSELARTEVVKKLWAYIRENDLQDPKNRRIIKCDEALRDLFRVNSINMFQMNKALSKHIWPLTAQAENEKLKAKDEDGDDSVSDSEASNDPGKEEEDEEGSVSEGSNDPSKEEEDEEEKMEEDEEEEEDNKRSKKGRATKVNKDVKKRGGGFTKLCSLSPQLQEFIGESKSARTEVVKKLWVYIRENNLQDPKNRRIILCDESLRALFRVDSINMFQMNKVLSKHIWPLNEEEENEKLKAKDEEGNDSVSEASNGSGKEGEDEEEKSEEDEEEEEGDKEEEEAVEKEDSERSKKGGATKVDKDVKKRGGGFTKLCSLSPQLQEFTGESELARTEVVKKLWIYIRENNLQDPKNKRNILCDESLRTLFRVDCINMFQMNKVLSKHIWPLDEEDAAENSLQKERRSKQQREEDEPKQKEKRQKKGVSGLLVPLPLSDPLVKFIGTGENELSRADVVKRIWGYIKQNDLQDPSDKRRILCDDKLKELFEVDSFNGFSVSKLLTAHFIKMEQGAVQGCYPPRQELQYMGHLGGLQGL, from the exons ATGGTTTCAGATTCGGACCTCGTGACCCGACTTCGCGAAATTCTCCAGGACTCTGACCTTAACACGGCCACCGCTGGCAGTGTCCGCCGGAAACTGGAGGAAGTTTTCGGCGTTGATTTATCGGATAGGAAAGCATTTATTAGGGAACAAATCGACAGTTACCTCGAAACCCTGGAGAATGACAATAAGGAAGACGAAGAAGAAGACAAACCAGAGAATGAAATGcacaatgaagaagaaaatgaaaatgaaaacgATGCCgctgaagaaaatgaaaaacaagaagaaaatgatgaaaacGAGCAGAGTGAGGAGAGTGAAAg GTCAAAAAAGGCAAAGAAAAGGGGAGGTGGATTTACCATGCTTTGTAGCCTCTCTCCACAGCTTCATAAGTTTGTTGGGGTCTCTGAATTAGCTAGAACTGAG GTTGTGAAGAAACTTTGGGCCTATATCCGGGAGAATGATTTGCAGGACCCAAAGAATAGGCGGATTATAAAATGTGATGAAGCATTGCGTGATCTTTTTCGTGTAAATTCGATTAATATGTTTCAAATGAATAAGGCCCTCTCCAAGCATATTTGGCCATTAACCGCACAAGCtg AAAATGAGAAGCTGAAGGCAAAAGATGAAGATGGTGATGATTCTGTATCAGACTCAGAGGCATCTAATGACCCTGGcaaggaagaggaagatgaagaggGTTCCGTGTCGGAGGGATCTAATGACCCCAgcaaagaagaggaagatgaagaagagaaaatggAAGAGGAcgaagaagaggaagaggataATAAAAGAAGCAAGAAAGGAAG GGCTACTAAGGTGAATAAGGATGTTAAGAAAAGAGGAGGCGGCTTCACGAAATTGTGTagcctttctccacaacttcaaGAGTTCATTGGAGAGTCAAAATCGGCCAGAACAGAG GTTGTGAAAAAGCTTTGGGTCTATATCCGGGAGAACAACTTACAAGATCCAAAGAATAGACGGATTATATTATGTGACGAATCATTGCGAGCTCTTTTTCGTGTTGATTCCATTAATATGTTTCAAATGAATAAAGTTTTGTCCAAGCACATATGGCCATTAAATGAGGAGGAAG AAAATGAGAAGCTGAAGGCAAAAGATGAAGAGGGTAATGATTCTGTGTCAGAAGCATCTAATGGCTCTGGAAAAGAAGgggaagatgaagaagagaaaagtGAAGAGGAcgaagaagaggaggagggAGAcaaagaggaagaggaagcaGTGGAGAAAGAGGATAGTGAAAGAAGCAAGAAAGGAGG GGCTACTAAGGTGGATAAAGATGTAAAGAAAAGAGGAGGTGGCTTCACTAAATTGTGCAgtctttctccacaacttcaaGAGTTCACTGGAGAGTCTGAATTAGCCAGAACAGAG GTTGTGAAGAAGCTTTGGATCTATATCAGGGAGAACAATTTACAAGATCCAAagaataaaaggaatatattatGTGATGAATCATTGCGCACACTTTTTCGGGTTGATTGTATTAATATGTTTCAAATGAATAAGGTGTTGTCCAAGCACATATGGCCATTAGATGAGGAGGATG CAGCAGAAAACTCATTACAAAAAGAGAGACGAAGTAAGCAACAGAGAGAAGAAG ATGAGCCAAAACAGAAGGAAAAACGCCAGAAGAAAGGAGTTTCTGGTCTTCTTGTTCCCCTTCCACTCTCAGATCCTCTTGTAAAATTTATTGGCACTGGCGAAAATGAATTATCTCGGGCAGATGTTGTAAAGCGAATATGGGGATACATAAAACAAAATGATCTGCAG GATCCATCTGACAAGCGGAGAATCCTATGTGATGATAagctaaaagaattatttgagGTTGACTCATTCAATGGCTTCTCAGTCTCAAAGCTCCTGACGGCTCATTTCATTAAAATGGAACA AGGAGCAGTGCAGGGGTGTTATCCTCCTAGACAGGAATTGCAATATATGGGACATCTTGGAGGTTTGCAGGGCCTTTAG
- the LOC8283267 gene encoding ABC transporter F family member 4 isoform X1 — MVSDSDLVTRLREILQDSDLNTATAGSVRRKLEEVFGVDLSDRKAFIREQIDSYLETLENDNKEDEEEDKPENEMHNEEENENENDAAEENEKQEENDENEQSEESERSKKAKKRGGGFTMLCSLSPQLHKFVGVSELARTEVVKKLWAYIRENDLQDPKNRRIIKCDEALRDLFRVNSINMFQMNKALSKHIWPLTAQAENEKLKAKDEDGDDSVSDSEASNDPGKEEEDEEGSVSEGSNDPSKEEEDEEEKMEEDEEEEEDNKRSKKGRATKVNKDVKKRGGGFTKLCSLSPQLQEFIGESKSARTEVVKKLWVYIRENNLQDPKNRRIILCDESLRALFRVDSINMFQMNKVLSKHIWPLNEEEENEKLKAKDEEGNDSVSEASNGSGKEGEDEEEKSEEDEEEEEGDKEEEEAVEKEDSERSKKGGATKVDKDVKKRGGGFTKLCSLSPQLQEFTGESELARTEVVKKLWIYIRENNLQDPKNKRNILCDESLRTLFRVDCINMFQMNKVLSKHIWPLDEEDAAENSLQKERRSKQQREEDSDEPKQKEKRQKKGVSGLLVPLPLSDPLVKFIGTGENELSRADVVKRIWGYIKQNDLQDPSDKRRILCDDKLKELFEVDSFNGFSVSKLLTAHFIKMEQGAVQGCYPPRQELQYMGHLGGLQGL; from the exons ATGGTTTCAGATTCGGACCTCGTGACCCGACTTCGCGAAATTCTCCAGGACTCTGACCTTAACACGGCCACCGCTGGCAGTGTCCGCCGGAAACTGGAGGAAGTTTTCGGCGTTGATTTATCGGATAGGAAAGCATTTATTAGGGAACAAATCGACAGTTACCTCGAAACCCTGGAGAATGACAATAAGGAAGACGAAGAAGAAGACAAACCAGAGAATGAAATGcacaatgaagaagaaaatgaaaatgaaaacgATGCCgctgaagaaaatgaaaaacaagaagaaaatgatgaaaacGAGCAGAGTGAGGAGAGTGAAAg GTCAAAAAAGGCAAAGAAAAGGGGAGGTGGATTTACCATGCTTTGTAGCCTCTCTCCACAGCTTCATAAGTTTGTTGGGGTCTCTGAATTAGCTAGAACTGAG GTTGTGAAGAAACTTTGGGCCTATATCCGGGAGAATGATTTGCAGGACCCAAAGAATAGGCGGATTATAAAATGTGATGAAGCATTGCGTGATCTTTTTCGTGTAAATTCGATTAATATGTTTCAAATGAATAAGGCCCTCTCCAAGCATATTTGGCCATTAACCGCACAAGCtg AAAATGAGAAGCTGAAGGCAAAAGATGAAGATGGTGATGATTCTGTATCAGACTCAGAGGCATCTAATGACCCTGGcaaggaagaggaagatgaagaggGTTCCGTGTCGGAGGGATCTAATGACCCCAgcaaagaagaggaagatgaagaagagaaaatggAAGAGGAcgaagaagaggaagaggataATAAAAGAAGCAAGAAAGGAAG GGCTACTAAGGTGAATAAGGATGTTAAGAAAAGAGGAGGCGGCTTCACGAAATTGTGTagcctttctccacaacttcaaGAGTTCATTGGAGAGTCAAAATCGGCCAGAACAGAG GTTGTGAAAAAGCTTTGGGTCTATATCCGGGAGAACAACTTACAAGATCCAAAGAATAGACGGATTATATTATGTGACGAATCATTGCGAGCTCTTTTTCGTGTTGATTCCATTAATATGTTTCAAATGAATAAAGTTTTGTCCAAGCACATATGGCCATTAAATGAGGAGGAAG AAAATGAGAAGCTGAAGGCAAAAGATGAAGAGGGTAATGATTCTGTGTCAGAAGCATCTAATGGCTCTGGAAAAGAAGgggaagatgaagaagagaaaagtGAAGAGGAcgaagaagaggaggagggAGAcaaagaggaagaggaagcaGTGGAGAAAGAGGATAGTGAAAGAAGCAAGAAAGGAGG GGCTACTAAGGTGGATAAAGATGTAAAGAAAAGAGGAGGTGGCTTCACTAAATTGTGCAgtctttctccacaacttcaaGAGTTCACTGGAGAGTCTGAATTAGCCAGAACAGAG GTTGTGAAGAAGCTTTGGATCTATATCAGGGAGAACAATTTACAAGATCCAAagaataaaaggaatatattatGTGATGAATCATTGCGCACACTTTTTCGGGTTGATTGTATTAATATGTTTCAAATGAATAAGGTGTTGTCCAAGCACATATGGCCATTAGATGAGGAGGATG CAGCAGAAAACTCATTACAAAAAGAGAGACGAAGTAAGCAACAGAGAGAAGAAG ATTCAGATGAGCCAAAACAGAAGGAAAAACGCCAGAAGAAAGGAGTTTCTGGTCTTCTTGTTCCCCTTCCACTCTCAGATCCTCTTGTAAAATTTATTGGCACTGGCGAAAATGAATTATCTCGGGCAGATGTTGTAAAGCGAATATGGGGATACATAAAACAAAATGATCTGCAG GATCCATCTGACAAGCGGAGAATCCTATGTGATGATAagctaaaagaattatttgagGTTGACTCATTCAATGGCTTCTCAGTCTCAAAGCTCCTGACGGCTCATTTCATTAAAATGGAACA AGGAGCAGTGCAGGGGTGTTATCCTCCTAGACAGGAATTGCAATATATGGGACATCTTGGAGGTTTGCAGGGCCTTTAG
- the LOC8283267 gene encoding ABC transporter F family member 4 isoform X5 gives MVSDSDLVTRLREILQDSDLNTATAGSVRRKLEEVFGVDLSDRKAFIREQIDSYLETLENDNKEDEEEDKPENEMHNEEENENENDAAEENEKQEENDENEQSEESERSKKAKKRGGGFTMLCSLSPQLHKFVGVSELARTEVVKKLWAYIRENDLQDPKNRRIIKCDEALRDLFRVNSINMFQMNKALSKHIWPLTAQAENEKLKAKDEDGDDSVSDSEASNDPGKEEEDEEGSVSEGSNDPSKEEEDEEEKMEEDEEEEEDNKRSKKGRATKVNKDVKKRGGGFTKLCSLSPQLQEFIGESKSARTEVVKKLWVYIRENNLQDPKNRRIILCDESLRALFRVDSINMFQMNKVLSKHIWPLNEEEENEKLKAKDEEGNDSVSEASNGSGKEGEDEEEKSEEDEEEEEGDKEEEEAVEKEDSERSKKGGATKVDKDVKKRGGGFTKLCSLSPQLQEFTGESELARTEVVKKLWIYIRENNLQDPKNKRNILCDESLRTLFRVDCINMFQMNKVLSKHIWPLDEEDAAENSLQKERRSKQQREEDSDEPKQKEKRQKKGVSGLLVPLPLSDPLVKFIGTGENELSRADVVKRIWGYIKQNDLQDPSDKRRILCDDKLKELFEVDSFNGFSVSKLLTAHFIKMEQWNYFIGMDGKCYGSSIGH, from the exons ATGGTTTCAGATTCGGACCTCGTGACCCGACTTCGCGAAATTCTCCAGGACTCTGACCTTAACACGGCCACCGCTGGCAGTGTCCGCCGGAAACTGGAGGAAGTTTTCGGCGTTGATTTATCGGATAGGAAAGCATTTATTAGGGAACAAATCGACAGTTACCTCGAAACCCTGGAGAATGACAATAAGGAAGACGAAGAAGAAGACAAACCAGAGAATGAAATGcacaatgaagaagaaaatgaaaatgaaaacgATGCCgctgaagaaaatgaaaaacaagaagaaaatgatgaaaacGAGCAGAGTGAGGAGAGTGAAAg GTCAAAAAAGGCAAAGAAAAGGGGAGGTGGATTTACCATGCTTTGTAGCCTCTCTCCACAGCTTCATAAGTTTGTTGGGGTCTCTGAATTAGCTAGAACTGAG GTTGTGAAGAAACTTTGGGCCTATATCCGGGAGAATGATTTGCAGGACCCAAAGAATAGGCGGATTATAAAATGTGATGAAGCATTGCGTGATCTTTTTCGTGTAAATTCGATTAATATGTTTCAAATGAATAAGGCCCTCTCCAAGCATATTTGGCCATTAACCGCACAAGCtg AAAATGAGAAGCTGAAGGCAAAAGATGAAGATGGTGATGATTCTGTATCAGACTCAGAGGCATCTAATGACCCTGGcaaggaagaggaagatgaagaggGTTCCGTGTCGGAGGGATCTAATGACCCCAgcaaagaagaggaagatgaagaagagaaaatggAAGAGGAcgaagaagaggaagaggataATAAAAGAAGCAAGAAAGGAAG GGCTACTAAGGTGAATAAGGATGTTAAGAAAAGAGGAGGCGGCTTCACGAAATTGTGTagcctttctccacaacttcaaGAGTTCATTGGAGAGTCAAAATCGGCCAGAACAGAG GTTGTGAAAAAGCTTTGGGTCTATATCCGGGAGAACAACTTACAAGATCCAAAGAATAGACGGATTATATTATGTGACGAATCATTGCGAGCTCTTTTTCGTGTTGATTCCATTAATATGTTTCAAATGAATAAAGTTTTGTCCAAGCACATATGGCCATTAAATGAGGAGGAAG AAAATGAGAAGCTGAAGGCAAAAGATGAAGAGGGTAATGATTCTGTGTCAGAAGCATCTAATGGCTCTGGAAAAGAAGgggaagatgaagaagagaaaagtGAAGAGGAcgaagaagaggaggagggAGAcaaagaggaagaggaagcaGTGGAGAAAGAGGATAGTGAAAGAAGCAAGAAAGGAGG GGCTACTAAGGTGGATAAAGATGTAAAGAAAAGAGGAGGTGGCTTCACTAAATTGTGCAgtctttctccacaacttcaaGAGTTCACTGGAGAGTCTGAATTAGCCAGAACAGAG GTTGTGAAGAAGCTTTGGATCTATATCAGGGAGAACAATTTACAAGATCCAAagaataaaaggaatatattatGTGATGAATCATTGCGCACACTTTTTCGGGTTGATTGTATTAATATGTTTCAAATGAATAAGGTGTTGTCCAAGCACATATGGCCATTAGATGAGGAGGATG CAGCAGAAAACTCATTACAAAAAGAGAGACGAAGTAAGCAACAGAGAGAAGAAG ATTCAGATGAGCCAAAACAGAAGGAAAAACGCCAGAAGAAAGGAGTTTCTGGTCTTCTTGTTCCCCTTCCACTCTCAGATCCTCTTGTAAAATTTATTGGCACTGGCGAAAATGAATTATCTCGGGCAGATGTTGTAAAGCGAATATGGGGATACATAAAACAAAATGATCTGCAG GATCCATCTGACAAGCGGAGAATCCTATGTGATGATAagctaaaagaattatttgagGTTGACTCATTCAATGGCTTCTCAGTCTCAAAGCTCCTGACGGCTCATTTCATTAAAATGGAACA GTGGAATTATTTCATTGGCATGGATGGAAAATGCTATGGAAGTAGCATTGGACATTAA